The proteins below come from a single Candidatus Bathyarchaeota archaeon genomic window:
- a CDS encoding archease: protein MSKPDKFAGKFEFLEHTADAYIRAFGKNMSQAYENAALAMFETMTDTDKIVQTVQETLEVEAEDQYALLYNWLEALLVKFETEDMLFSKFKISKWNETAEGFSFKATVWGEKFDEKKHPQKVAIKAPTYHRMVVIREKENVLLEFILDI from the coding sequence ATGTCTAAACCTGATAAATTCGCTGGCAAATTCGAGTTTCTTGAACACACTGCAGATGCTTACATTAGAGCATTTGGAAAAAACATGTCCCAAGCCTACGAGAACGCGGCGTTGGCTATGTTTGAAACCATGACGGATACAGATAAAATTGTGCAGACTGTGCAGGAGACTTTGGAGGTTGAAGCTGAAGACCAGTATGCATTGCTGTATAATTGGCTGGAGGCTTTGCTGGTGAAGTTTGAAACCGAAGACATGCTTTTTTCAAAGTTCAAAATCAGCAAATGGAACGAGACTGCGGAAGGTTTCTCGTTTAAAGCGACGGTGTGGGGTGAAAAGTTTGATGAGAAAAAGCACCCGCAGAAAGTAGCCATTAAGGCTCCGACGTATCATCGAATGGTTGTAATAAGAGAAAAAGAAAATGTATTATTGGAGTTTATTTTGGATATTTAA
- the hypA gene encoding hydrogenase nickel incorporation protein HypA, with product MHEWALAESIIATAVKVARDENLAEVTDVTVRIGEMQQVEAGILRFAFSHLKPESLKSAHFHILKAKTALKCQVCGNTWQFSQAKLDKNTAEAIHFVPEVAHTFIKCPKCGSPDFEIVKGRGVWLESVKGVKQ from the coding sequence ATGCATGAATGGGCTTTAGCTGAATCGATAATCGCCACCGCCGTCAAGGTTGCAAGAGACGAAAATCTTGCAGAAGTCACGGATGTGACTGTGCGGATTGGCGAGATGCAGCAGGTTGAAGCGGGAATTCTACGGTTTGCTTTTTCACATCTTAAACCTGAAAGCCTAAAATCAGCACATTTTCACATTTTAAAGGCTAAAACAGCCCTCAAATGCCAAGTTTGTGGTAACACGTGGCAGTTTAGCCAAGCTAAGCTTGATAAAAATACTGCCGAAGCAATACATTTTGTTCCCGAAGTCGCACACACCTTCATAAAATGTCCAAAATGCGGTAGCCCTGATTTTGAAATCGTGAAAGGGCGCGGGGTTTGGCTTGAAAGTGTGAAAGGGGTTAAACAATAA
- a CDS encoding Mrp/NBP35 family ATP-binding protein, translated as MLDPRTSVISQRLSGISRIIAVSSGKGGVGKSMIATTLALSLVKQGCTVGLFDLDFTSPSTHVILGAKNLQPIEEKGLIPPTTSGIKFMSLIYFSGDNPAPLRGTDVSNALIELLAVTQWGKLDFLIIDTPPGIGDILLDLIRFIKRIEFLIITTQSLLAFETVKKQVSLLCEQKAQFIGVIENMKQGTSPSIQQETAQLNLRFLGEVGFDSAVEDTIGKPSQLLETAVGKKVMQITRTVILKQGKHDGL; from the coding sequence ATGCTTGACCCACGAACAAGCGTGATTAGCCAACGTTTATCGGGGATAAGCAGAATTATTGCGGTTTCAAGCGGTAAAGGCGGCGTCGGGAAAAGCATGATAGCAACAACCCTTGCATTATCTTTGGTTAAGCAGGGTTGCACTGTTGGATTGTTTGATTTAGACTTCACCAGCCCCTCAACTCATGTAATATTGGGTGCCAAAAATCTTCAACCCATAGAAGAAAAAGGTCTAATTCCGCCAACAACAAGCGGAATCAAGTTCATGTCACTTATCTATTTTTCAGGCGACAACCCTGCCCCACTAAGAGGTACAGACGTTTCCAACGCTCTAATTGAGCTTTTAGCTGTCACACAATGGGGAAAACTAGATTTTCTCATCATCGACACCCCCCCTGGCATCGGCGATATCCTTCTTGACCTCATCAGATTCATTAAACGCATCGAATTCCTAATAATAACCACTCAATCCCTGCTTGCCTTTGAAACCGTCAAAAAACAGGTAAGCCTGCTTTGCGAACAAAAAGCCCAGTTTATAGGTGTAATCGAAAATATGAAACAAGGCACTTCACCGAGCATCCAGCAGGAAACTGCTCAGTTGAACCTGCGTTTTCTTGGGGAAGTCGGTTTTGACTCAGCAGTTGAAGATACTATCGGTAAGCCTTCCCAGCTTTTAGAGACCGCGGTGGGCAAAAAAGTTATGCAGATAACCCGCACAGTAATTCTCAAACAAGGGAAACATGATGGTTTGTAA
- a CDS encoding CoA-binding protein, with protein MSQNQIKESLTKYQTIAVVGLSDNPARDSYRVSGYMQNCGYKIIPINPFVVEVLGEKSYRSLLEVPAEIQKTIQIVDIFRKAQDVLPIVEQVALLKERLGVPFVVWMQMGIVNEQAAEVAEKSGLVVVMDRCLMVEHRKMVKLRRAVAKQPLRL; from the coding sequence ATGAGCCAAAACCAGATAAAAGAAAGTCTAACCAAATACCAAACCATAGCCGTAGTCGGATTATCAGATAACCCAGCAAGAGACAGCTACAGAGTCAGCGGGTACATGCAAAACTGCGGTTACAAAATAATTCCCATTAACCCCTTTGTTGTGGAGGTTTTAGGAGAAAAAAGCTACAGAAGCCTCCTTGAAGTCCCAGCGGAAATCCAAAAAACCATCCAAATCGTGGACATTTTCAGAAAAGCCCAAGATGTACTGCCGATTGTAGAGCAAGTCGCCTTGCTAAAGGAGCGGTTGGGTGTTCCGTTTGTGGTTTGGATGCAAATGGGAATTGTTAACGAGCAGGCTGCGGAAGTTGCGGAAAAGTCTGGGTTGGTTGTTGTTATGGATAGGTGCTTGATGGTTGAGCACAGAAAAATGGTTAAACTCCGCCGAGCAGTAGCGAAGCAACCGTTGCGATTATAA
- a CDS encoding HAD family hydrolase yields MMVCKAIIFDYIGTLVYPKNYSMNHSMLTLHKALVAEGFDVEQEKFLKAYKASHEKFRLVRYGQFREVTNAVWVSETLNSLGYHTSVDDAKIKVALNIFFKDFIDSLELREGAKELLKLASAHCKVALISNFTYAPVIHWSLRKFGIHRFFSLVVVSHDCGWRKPSPNIFNMALSKLGVTPQEAVFIGDSPMEDIKGALEMGFKTVFVSSPFSTKADLDASNQKPDFFFEDLNVFCHNFSRVVESI; encoded by the coding sequence ATGATGGTTTGTAAAGCCATAATTTTCGATTACATCGGCACACTGGTGTACCCCAAAAATTACTCCATGAACCATTCAATGTTAACCCTGCACAAGGCACTGGTTGCTGAGGGCTTTGATGTTGAGCAAGAAAAATTTTTGAAAGCCTACAAGGCATCACACGAAAAGTTTCGGCTGGTGCGTTATGGGCAGTTCCGTGAAGTCACTAACGCGGTTTGGGTTTCAGAAACCCTCAATAGTTTAGGCTACCACACCAGCGTGGACGATGCCAAAATAAAAGTAGCGCTAAACATTTTTTTCAAAGATTTCATTGACTCTCTTGAACTGCGAGAAGGTGCAAAAGAACTGCTTAAACTGGCATCAGCGCACTGCAAGGTTGCGTTAATCTCAAACTTCACTTACGCCCCAGTGATTCATTGGAGCCTTCGAAAGTTTGGCATACACCGCTTTTTCAGTTTAGTTGTGGTTTCTCATGATTGTGGCTGGAGAAAACCTAGTCCAAACATTTTCAATATGGCTCTCAGCAAGCTTGGGGTGACTCCGCAGGAAGCAGTTTTTATCGGTGACAGCCCCATGGAGGACATTAAAGGTGCTTTGGAGATGGGTTTTAAAACGGTTTTTGTCTCTTCTCCTTTCAGCACTAAAGCTGACCTTGATGCAAGCAACCAAAAGCCTGACTTTTTCTTTGAGGATTTGAATGTTTTCTGCCACAATTTCTCCAGAGTTGTAGAATCAATTTGA
- a CDS encoding M42 family metallopeptidase codes for MSINENLEKLSNACGITGRENQVKDLMVQLLKPYVDEVKVDRMENVIAIKQGNQKSPKIMIAAHMDEVGLMVKNITKDGFIQFAKMGGIDDRILPAQKVVIHTKKGPLQGIIGSKPPHIQKEEERKKIITYDDLFIDAGAENKEDAGKMGITIGDPIAFDIKYAQINKDAVTGKAFDNRAGCAAMIETMKLLQKTDCTVCAVGTVQEEVGLRGAAGATFGVDPDIALALDVTVAGDVPGVREFDTPIKIGKGPAVTISDSGLIANPKILRWLIDTAQEEKIPFQLEAGLPGSTDAARITITRQGIPCGSIAIPARYIHSPVGMVSLKDVESAAKLTAASIKNTTQYF; via the coding sequence TTGTCGATAAACGAGAATTTAGAGAAACTTTCCAACGCCTGCGGAATAACAGGCAGAGAAAACCAAGTCAAAGACCTAATGGTTCAACTTTTAAAACCTTACGTTGACGAGGTTAAAGTTGACAGAATGGAAAACGTGATTGCCATAAAACAAGGCAACCAGAAATCACCCAAAATCATGATAGCAGCCCACATGGACGAAGTGGGGTTAATGGTAAAAAACATCACCAAAGACGGCTTCATCCAATTCGCAAAAATGGGCGGAATAGACGACCGCATCCTACCAGCCCAAAAAGTTGTCATACACACAAAAAAAGGTCCACTTCAAGGCATCATCGGCTCCAAGCCACCCCACATCCAAAAAGAAGAGGAACGCAAAAAAATCATCACCTACGATGACCTCTTCATTGACGCAGGCGCCGAAAACAAAGAGGACGCGGGCAAAATGGGAATCACTATTGGAGACCCAATTGCCTTTGACATAAAATATGCCCAAATAAACAAAGACGCCGTTACAGGAAAAGCCTTTGACAACCGTGCAGGATGCGCAGCCATGATTGAAACCATGAAACTACTGCAAAAAACAGATTGCACAGTTTGCGCAGTTGGCACAGTTCAAGAAGAAGTTGGCTTACGAGGAGCAGCAGGAGCAACTTTCGGCGTTGACCCAGACATCGCACTGGCGCTAGATGTTACTGTTGCAGGGGATGTTCCGGGCGTACGCGAGTTTGATACACCCATAAAAATCGGTAAAGGTCCTGCGGTTACGATTTCTGATTCGGGTTTGATTGCGAATCCTAAAATTTTGCGTTGGCTAATTGACACAGCACAGGAAGAAAAAATACCCTTCCAGCTTGAAGCAGGATTACCAGGCAGCACTGACGCGGCAAGAATCACCATAACCCGTCAAGGAATCCCCTGCGGAAGCATCGCAATTCCCGCACGTTACATTCACAGCCCAGTAGGAATGGTTAGCCTCAAAGATGTAGAATCTGCGGCTAAACTCACAGCGGCATCAATCAAAAACACAACCCAATACTTCTAA
- a CDS encoding ABC transporter ATP-binding protein, with product MANNLEVAIETSNLTKIYKEGQIHAVNGLNLKIKQGEIYALIGANGSGKTTTINMITGSLYPTSGKIKVLGYEMPKQRRAIASQIGVAPQEYAIYNDLTVEQNLWFFAKLYQMKRSQFETRLNELLPILRLDEKRKTTISSLSGGMKRRTSIACALVHQPKIVFLDEATVGIDPVLRAFFWEYFRKLADSGLTIVLTSHVMDEAERADKIGLMRAGRLIEEGTPQEIKRKYGVATIEEVFIKLSGGEIADA from the coding sequence TTGGCAAACAACCTGGAAGTAGCCATCGAAACTTCAAACCTAACCAAAATCTACAAAGAAGGACAAATCCACGCAGTAAACGGATTAAACCTCAAAATAAAACAAGGCGAAATCTACGCCTTAATCGGCGCCAACGGCTCAGGAAAAACCACAACCATCAACATGATAACAGGCAGCCTCTACCCAACATCAGGCAAAATCAAAGTCTTAGGCTACGAAATGCCCAAACAACGCCGAGCCATAGCAAGCCAAATTGGAGTTGCCCCACAAGAATACGCAATCTACAACGACCTAACAGTCGAGCAGAACCTTTGGTTTTTCGCAAAACTCTACCAGATGAAACGCAGCCAATTCGAAACGCGGCTAAATGAGCTTTTACCGATTCTGCGATTAGACGAAAAAAGAAAAACTACGATTTCCAGTCTTTCTGGCGGAATGAAACGCAGAACAAGCATCGCCTGCGCGCTCGTACATCAGCCAAAAATCGTGTTTTTGGATGAGGCAACTGTGGGTATTGACCCTGTTTTGCGCGCGTTTTTTTGGGAATACTTTAGAAAACTGGCGGATTCTGGTTTGACTATTGTTTTGACTTCACATGTGATGGATGAGGCTGAAAGGGCAGATAAGATTGGTTTGATGCGTGCTGGAAGGCTGATTGAAGAAGGGACACCGCAAGAAATCAAGCGCAAGTATGGTGTTGCCACGATTGAGGAGGTTTTCATTAAACTAAGTGGAGGAGAAATTGCCGATGCATAA
- a CDS encoding ABC transporter permease, which translates to MHNGKYKSFSSARVMAVAWRVLKQISRDKRTLGMMIAMPALIMLIFGFVLGGEATNVPILVDNQDSGFSSGELSFHFGDNITSSLMTDDRVKVTLGSFEQNKAGVDNGTYCGAIRIPENFSQALLIAMATQGLQHIGISDLPPDIANFLSQNNTSVDTTISLYIDGTEPANQASIMGALHSALQNSSGSGDDITLDKQFAFGGEEYSGLDVSIPSVIAFILTFLVMLISLIIITREATSGTLQRIYTTPLSAIERLLGFSIALLLISILMVSVILVIGVGVFGAVVQGNIFLLFFGAVLYALAHVFLAVFLSNFAKNELQAVQMAPLIALPSMALSGMLIPVNSFPDWVQIIAKFVPMYYGNKLFEGIMLKGYGIGDLGLEFLVIGGIAVLFFALAAATVKDRITD; encoded by the coding sequence ATGCATAATGGTAAATACAAGAGTTTTTCATCTGCGCGAGTTATGGCTGTTGCTTGGCGTGTACTTAAGCAGATTTCCCGTGATAAGCGCACTTTAGGCATGATGATTGCAATGCCAGCATTGATTATGCTTATTTTCGGGTTTGTTCTTGGCGGCGAAGCAACAAATGTCCCCATTTTGGTGGATAACCAGGATAGCGGATTTAGCTCTGGAGAACTTAGCTTCCATTTTGGCGACAACATCACCTCTTCGTTGATGACTGATGACAGAGTAAAAGTAACGTTGGGCAGTTTTGAGCAAAACAAAGCAGGCGTGGATAACGGAACATACTGTGGGGCAATTCGTATTCCCGAAAATTTTTCGCAAGCACTGCTGATCGCGATGGCAACTCAAGGTCTGCAACATATAGGAATCAGTGACCTCCCACCAGACATTGCCAATTTCTTAAGCCAGAACAATACAAGTGTCGACACTACAATTTCACTATACATTGACGGAACAGAACCAGCAAATCAAGCAAGCATAATGGGAGCACTACACAGCGCTCTGCAGAATTCGTCTGGAAGTGGTGATGACATAACACTTGATAAGCAGTTTGCATTTGGAGGCGAGGAATATTCTGGTCTTGACGTGAGCATTCCATCAGTGATCGCGTTTATACTAACTTTCCTTGTCATGTTAATTTCACTTATCATAATCACCCGAGAAGCCACCTCTGGAACACTGCAAAGAATCTACACTACACCACTCTCAGCCATAGAAAGACTACTAGGTTTCTCCATTGCACTTCTCCTGATTAGCATCCTTATGGTAAGTGTTATTTTGGTGATTGGTGTGGGCGTTTTTGGTGCGGTTGTTCAAGGCAACATTTTCCTTTTGTTCTTTGGCGCGGTGCTGTATGCTTTGGCGCATGTTTTCCTTGCGGTTTTCCTCTCGAACTTTGCCAAAAATGAGTTGCAGGCAGTTCAGATGGCCCCATTAATCGCGTTGCCAAGCATGGCATTAAGTGGAATGCTGATTCCAGTAAACAGTTTCCCAGATTGGGTACAAATTATCGCCAAGTTCGTGCCAATGTATTACGGAAACAAACTGTTTGAGGGCATAATGCTCAAAGGCTACGGCATCGGTGATTTAGGCTTGGAGTTTCTGGTGATTGGTGGCATTGCTGTGTTGTTCTTTGCTTTGGCAGCGGCAACGGTAAAGGACAGGATAACCGATTAG
- a CDS encoding nucleoside monophosphate kinase: MKAIIFGAPGAGKGTYSSRLQTKFNLDVISTGDIFRELIKGDSELGMKVRSFVEKGALVPDSVVTEVLKDRLSKIPEGKGFMLDGYPRTIEQTKSLAQITKLDVVIQLDVPDWIIIERLTSRRQCKNCGAVYNVKFLKPKVEGVCDKCGGPLYQRADDTEEVIKNRLQVYANQTKPLVEYFKEQKIPFVIAVTKSLDQPPEPIVEDLVVQLKQLNIS; encoded by the coding sequence TTGAAAGCAATTATCTTTGGAGCTCCAGGCGCTGGAAAAGGCACATACTCCTCAAGACTTCAAACAAAATTTAACCTGGACGTTATTTCTACAGGCGATATTTTCCGTGAATTAATTAAAGGTGACTCCGAACTTGGCATGAAAGTAAGGAGTTTTGTTGAGAAAGGCGCTTTAGTTCCTGACAGTGTCGTTACTGAAGTTTTAAAGGACCGCCTAAGTAAGATTCCCGAAGGCAAAGGCTTCATGCTGGACGGTTACCCACGCACGATTGAACAAACAAAAAGTCTTGCACAAATCACAAAATTAGATGTGGTAATTCAGCTTGACGTGCCCGACTGGATAATCATTGAAAGATTAACCTCCCGTAGGCAATGTAAGAACTGTGGTGCAGTCTACAACGTCAAATTTCTAAAGCCCAAAGTTGAAGGTGTATGTGACAAATGTGGTGGACCACTTTATCAACGCGCAGATGATACTGAAGAAGTCATCAAAAACCGACTGCAGGTTTATGCAAATCAGACAAAACCGTTGGTTGAGTACTTTAAAGAACAAAAAATCCCCTTCGTCATTGCAGTCACTAAATCGTTGGATCAGCCGCCAGAACCAATCGTTGAAGACTTAGTTGTTCAACTCAAGCAGTTGAACATTTCTTAA
- a CDS encoding trypsin-like peptidase domain-containing protein, with translation MSPKDENAVLDVIEKVSRSVVNISAVKLVNNFYQAVPVGGMGSGTIIDSKGLILTNNHVVGGAEKITVTLWNNKVLEGTIAGSCSVHDLAVIKVKSKDLPAATLGNSDKLRMGQRVYAIGNPFGLTGGPSVTSGVISAINRTIESDRGLIENLVQTDASINPGNSGGPLVDIEGNVIAINTAIIPFAQGIGFAIPINSAKTCTNGIINEGIAKRPWIGIVGLSLTPEIARYYDLPVKYGVLVTKIAEGSPAEAAQMQAGDIILEVDNREITRIDDLVAEIHKRKIGDDINIFALRDSREHFFELNLSQAP, from the coding sequence ATGTCACCTAAAGACGAGAACGCGGTACTTGACGTTATAGAAAAAGTCAGCAGAAGCGTAGTAAACATCAGCGCGGTAAAACTAGTCAACAACTTCTACCAAGCTGTTCCCGTCGGCGGAATGGGTTCAGGCACCATCATTGACTCCAAAGGATTAATCTTAACCAACAACCACGTGGTCGGCGGAGCAGAAAAAATCACAGTTACCCTCTGGAATAACAAGGTTTTAGAAGGCACAATCGCAGGTTCCTGTTCAGTGCATGACTTGGCAGTTATAAAAGTAAAATCCAAAGACCTGCCCGCAGCTACGCTTGGCAATTCAGACAAGCTACGGATGGGACAACGAGTTTACGCCATTGGCAATCCCTTTGGATTAACAGGTGGACCAAGTGTTACTTCAGGTGTGATAAGCGCAATTAACCGCACCATCGAATCCGACCGAGGACTCATAGAAAACCTTGTCCAAACTGATGCCTCAATTAACCCCGGCAACAGCGGCGGTCCTTTAGTGGATATTGAGGGAAACGTGATAGCCATAAACACTGCCATCATTCCCTTCGCTCAGGGCATCGGATTTGCCATCCCCATCAATTCAGCTAAAACCTGCACAAACGGCATAATCAACGAAGGCATAGCAAAACGACCCTGGATAGGCATTGTAGGGTTAAGTTTAACCCCTGAAATAGCACGCTACTACGACTTGCCAGTTAAGTATGGAGTTTTAGTTACTAAAATTGCTGAGGGAAGCCCAGCGGAAGCTGCCCAAATGCAGGCAGGTGACATAATTTTAGAGGTAGATAACCGAGAAATCACTCGCATAGATGATTTGGTTGCTGAAATTCATAAAAGAAAAATCGGCGATGACATAAACATTTTCGCGTTGCGAGATAGCAGGGAGCACTTTTTTGAATTAAACTTAAGCCAAGCACCATAA
- a CDS encoding RtcB family protein, which translates to MWQIPKYKSEMRVPGMIFANEALLEKMQTDRTLWQCSNVAQLPGIYKHAVTLPDGHEGYGFPIGGVAATDYEKGVISPGGVGYDINCGVRLLSTNLSEKDVHPKLSSLAEAIFRNVPSGLGSRRKDFRVSMNDLDKLVLEGVQWLIDQGLGWSQDAKHCEEQGFMANGNPDKVSRTAKNRGLTQLGTLGSGNHFLEIQKVDKIFNPQTAKTFGLTHEGQVMVMIHCGSRGYGHQVCSDYLRVMEHASQKYKIALPDRELACAPGNSSEARDYFEAMCCAVNYAFANRQAIMHWVRQSFQEVFHSDPEKFGLNLVYDVAHNIAKIETHTVDEQGTKRKVWVHRKGATRAFPAGHPDVPEDYRSQGQPVLIPGSMGTSSWVLVGGQKAMDLTFGSTAHGAGRMMSRSAAKRQYWGGDIKTGLEKRGIAVRAASASVLAEEADPAYKNVDVVADVSDKVGIATKVARLVPVAVVKG; encoded by the coding sequence ATGTGGCAAATCCCCAAGTACAAGTCCGAGATGCGTGTTCCAGGCATGATATTTGCAAATGAGGCATTACTGGAAAAAATGCAGACAGACCGTACACTGTGGCAATGCAGTAATGTCGCGCAGCTTCCAGGCATCTACAAGCATGCAGTTACATTGCCTGATGGACATGAAGGGTACGGTTTTCCAATTGGAGGCGTCGCCGCTACCGATTATGAGAAGGGAGTTATCAGTCCTGGTGGTGTGGGCTATGACATTAACTGTGGCGTCAGATTACTATCTACTAATCTTTCCGAGAAGGATGTGCACCCAAAACTCTCCTCGTTAGCTGAAGCGATTTTCCGCAATGTCCCATCGGGATTGGGTAGCAGGCGTAAAGACTTCAGAGTATCAATGAATGACTTAGACAAATTGGTTCTTGAAGGCGTCCAATGGCTAATCGACCAAGGTTTAGGATGGAGCCAAGACGCTAAACACTGTGAAGAACAAGGGTTTATGGCAAATGGCAACCCTGACAAGGTTTCCAGAACCGCTAAAAACCGCGGCTTAACACAACTTGGCACGTTGGGCTCAGGAAATCATTTTTTAGAAATCCAAAAAGTAGACAAAATCTTCAACCCCCAAACCGCCAAAACCTTCGGTTTAACCCATGAAGGACAAGTAATGGTTATGATTCATTGCGGTTCACGAGGCTATGGACACCAAGTCTGCAGCGATTACCTACGCGTTATGGAGCATGCCTCACAAAAGTACAAAATAGCCCTGCCAGACCGTGAACTTGCCTGTGCACCAGGAAACAGCAGTGAAGCACGGGACTATTTTGAGGCGATGTGCTGCGCAGTCAATTACGCGTTTGCTAACCGCCAAGCCATCATGCATTGGGTAAGGCAGAGCTTCCAAGAAGTTTTCCACTCTGACCCCGAAAAATTCGGTTTAAACCTCGTATATGATGTGGCTCACAATATTGCCAAGATTGAAACTCACACAGTAGATGAGCAAGGCACAAAACGTAAGGTTTGGGTTCACCGTAAAGGTGCAACACGCGCGTTCCCAGCAGGTCACCCAGATGTTCCAGAGGATTACCGCAGCCAAGGACAACCCGTGCTTATTCCAGGCAGTATGGGAACCAGCAGTTGGGTACTGGTTGGTGGTCAGAAAGCTATGGATTTAACTTTTGGCTCCACCGCACATGGCGCAGGCAGAATGATGAGTCGCAGTGCAGCTAAGCGTCAGTATTGGGGCGGCGACATCAAGACAGGTTTGGAGAAGCGGGGGATTGCTGTGCGTGCTGCAAGCGCGTCGGTTTTGGCTGAGGAAGCGGACCCAGCTTATAAGAATGTTGATGTGGTTGCTGACGTTAGCGACAAAGTGGGCATTGCAACTAAGGTTGCCCGTTTAGTGCCTGTTGCAGTCGTTAAAGGCTAG
- a CDS encoding MBL fold metallo-hydrolase yields the protein MHTKQIGKNLYLVDQQTGGYPNLICSYIIKADYTVLVESGPTNSIPQLLSGLKELGVPFDEIKYVAVTHIHLDHGGGTGTLLKHLPNAKVIVHPRGAPHMINPERLWPSSQSVLGYVSEIFGKPESVPQERILPLTEGTLDLGKGETLKVFETLGHASHNLSFLESFNEGVFPGDAAGTYFPEFDVAVPTTPPPFRLESALNSLDKLISLNPTALYYSHFGKADNPIRRLKDYKTQLQLWADIAIDGVAKNQSNQEIRDRIIAKDKALNQVADFVKTHRVYSVTVLDNCIRGFVEYAKSKQANTGS from the coding sequence TTGCACACTAAACAAATCGGCAAAAACCTCTACCTGGTTGACCAGCAAACAGGCGGTTATCCAAACCTCATCTGCAGCTACATAATCAAAGCAGACTACACTGTCCTTGTCGAGTCAGGACCAACAAACTCTATACCGCAGTTACTATCGGGATTAAAAGAGTTGGGTGTCCCATTTGATGAAATAAAATATGTCGCAGTAACCCACATTCACCTTGACCACGGCGGCGGAACAGGCACCCTACTAAAACACCTGCCAAACGCAAAAGTCATCGTTCACCCCCGCGGAGCACCCCACATGATTAATCCAGAACGTCTCTGGCCATCTTCACAGTCCGTTTTAGGGTATGTAAGCGAAATTTTTGGCAAACCCGAATCCGTACCCCAAGAACGAATTTTACCATTAACCGAGGGCACCCTTGATCTAGGCAAAGGCGAAACCCTCAAAGTTTTTGAGACACTGGGGCACGCATCGCACAATTTGAGTTTTCTTGAATCATTCAACGAAGGAGTTTTTCCAGGTGACGCCGCGGGCACGTATTTCCCAGAGTTTGATGTTGCGGTTCCAACCACGCCGCCGCCTTTCCGTTTAGAATCAGCCCTGAACTCGCTTGACAAACTCATCAGCCTAAACCCCACCGCGCTCTACTACAGTCACTTTGGCAAAGCGGACAATCCGATTCGACGCTTAAAAGACTACAAGACACAACTGCAACTCTGGGCAGACATCGCCATTGATGGCGTAGCGAAAAACCAGAGCAATCAAGAAATTCGTGACCGCATAATTGCTAAAGACAAAGCACTCAATCAGGTAGCTGATTTTGTAAAGACACACCGTGTTTATTCGGTCACTGTTTTGGATAATTGCATCCGAGGCTTTGTTGAGTATGCAAAGAGCAAACAGGCAAACACGGGTTCATAA